The following coding sequences lie in one Miscanthus floridulus cultivar M001 chromosome 9, ASM1932011v1, whole genome shotgun sequence genomic window:
- the LOC136484306 gene encoding uncharacterized protein, whose product MSQHTQEQHAVAWPCGHLADNLKEEGHWYMGSKTGSEKVEIYLEKVRDLLDLSKDNLQIKKSKTQGIYISGATEVRMKDMAPSFHSNFL is encoded by the exons ATGTCCCAGCACACGCAGGAGCAACACGCTGTAGCCTGGCCTTGTGGTCATCTCGCTG ACAACTTGAAAGAGGAGGGTCACTGGTACATGGGCTCCAAAACTGGCAGCGAAAAG GTGGAGATATATTTGGAAAAAGTGAG GGACCTTCTTGACTTGTCCAAAGACAACCTGCAGATCAAGAAAAGTAAAACCCAAGGAATTTACATTTCTGGAGCAACAGAGGTCAGAATGAAGGACATGGCACCTTCCTTCCATTCTAATTTTCTGTGA